From the genome of Chroicocephalus ridibundus chromosome 1, bChrRid1.1, whole genome shotgun sequence, one region includes:
- the IFNAR1 gene encoding interferon alpha/beta receptor 1 codes for MDGEAAAAVVGVWRAAVAALLPCLLVALPLRCAGQTNLKSPQDIQVYVVNTNFTLRWKYTGNDTNVTFSAEYQWFEDFMTDGTEWKELPGCQKVTHMECDFSSAITEYYDKHHVRLRTERREEVSPWSSIFEMTPYDIAQISAPGIELQSINGVIKIKISPPEANQVQKMWIDDTSFKYNLVIWENSSNAELRNQSIFPTDIIDGLAPDTTYCLKVQATYPSDAKEGLFSPVHCVKTTRKANVLFCATNVSILALNMKFHLHWNNWYKQHVSYNVQYLGAYLKKLYDDYSTKWLNVPGCENITDTQCNLSSIITTVSGIFYLRVQATNEYNKSCLSNEVKVDPLVTNEIGPPGVKVDISDVLLHIQIYPPGGSESEVMSNHYDLSYRVLYWKNSSNNEEKIKMKEIKQTIGTISDLAPSTLYCVKVQAFSKAYNKSGHFSKEECIKTPGDEILPLTILATFLTALIAVLLVAAPLVFALYQAYNKIKYVFFPSCQPPLNIEGFGGQLFDSPCLSTTEEPIENCSIIETIITEELNQIDFKDYKHSKQSSRDSGNYSNDDDTSGSKVSEEMLEKEIV; via the exons GCCAAACTAATCTGAAGAGTCCACAGGATATTCAGGTCTATGTTGTAAATACAAATTTCACTCTAAGGTGGAAGTACACTGGGAATGACACCAATGTAACATTTTCAGCAGAATACCAGTG gTTTGAAGACTTTATGACAGATGGAACAGAATGGAAGGAGTTGCCTGGGTGTCAAAAAGTTACTCACATGGAATGTGACTTTTCCTCAGCAATAACCGAATACTATGATAAACATCATGTGCGTTTAAGGACCGAAAGAAGGGAAGAAGTGTCTCCATGGTCTAGCATTTTTGAAATGACTCCGTATGATATAG CTCAGATCAGTGCCCCAGGAATAGAGTTGCAGTCCATAAATGGAGttataaaaattaagatttctcCTCCAGAAGCAAATCAGGTCCAAAAAATGTGGATAGATGATACAAGTTTTAAATATAATCTAGTTATCTGGGAAAATTCATCAAATGCAGAG TTgagaaatcaaagtatttttcctACTGACATAATTGATGGTCTTGCACCAGACACTACTTACTGTTTGAAAGTTCAAGCAACTTACCCTTCGGACGCTAAAGAAGGCTTATTCAGTCCCGTTCATTGTGTAAAAACTACTCGTAAAG CAAATGTCCTATTCTGTGCAACAAACGTGAGCATTCTTGCTTTGAATATGAAATTTCATCTGCATTGGAATAATTGGTATAAACAACATGTGAGCTACAATGTACAGTATCTCGG TGCATATCTAAAGAAACTTTATGATGATTACTCAACGAAGTGGCTCAATGTACCCGGATGTGAAAACATCACTGATACACAATGCAATTTGTCATCTATCATCACTACTGTTTCTGGAATTTTTTATCTTCGTGTGCAGGCCACGAATGAATATAATAAATCATGTTTGTCTAATGAAGTAAAAGTAGATCCTCTGGTAACAA aTGAAATTGGCCCTCCTGGTGTAAAGGTGGACATCAGTGATGTTTTGCTTCATATCCAGATTTATCCTCCAGGAGGATCTGAAAGTGAAGTCATGAGTAACCATTATGACTTGTCTTACCGGGTTCTGTATTGGAAGAATTCATCGAATAATGAG gagaaaatcaaaatgaaagagaTAAAACAAACAATAGGAACAATCTCTGATCTAGCACCCTCAACTTTGTACTGTGTGAAAGTACAAGCATTCTCAAAAGCTTACAACAAAAGCGGTCATTTCAGCAAAGAGGAATGCATCAAAACACCTGGAG ATGAAATTTTACCTCTGACCATTTTAGCAACATTTTTAACTGCCCTGATTGCTGTCTTGCTTGTGGCTGCACCACTTGTTTTTGCCCTGTATCAAGCCTACAATAAAATCAAATATGTGTTCTTTCCATCATGCCAGCCTCCTTTGAACATAGAG GGTTTTGGAGGACAGCTCTTTGACAGTCCTTGTCTGTCAACTACAGAAGAACCAATAGAAAATTGTTCTATAATTGAGACTATCATCACAGAAGAACTAaatcaaattgattttaaagACTACAAACATTCTAAACAGAGCAGTCGAGATTCAGGGAATTATTCTAATGATGACGATACTTCAGGGAGCAAAGTGTCGGAAGAAATGCTAGAAAAGGAAATAGTATaa